The Croceibacterium sp. TMG7-5b_MA50 genome segment GCGGCAGGCCAGGCGCTGGTGTTCAACAAGGTGACCAACCAGGTCTACGAGCTCGGCTCCACCTTCAAGCCGCTGACGGTGGCGGCGGCGATCGATGCCGGTGTCATCACCGACATGTCGCGCCGCTGGCAGTCCGCCCGCCCGCTGCAGATGGGCCGTTTCCGTATCCGCGACAGCCACGTCATCGGCGCATCGCTGAACGCCCCGGAGGCGCTGATGCATTCGTCCAACATCGTCACCGCGCAGATCGCGGACGAGCTTGGGCCGGCACGCATGAAGGACGTGATGGCGCGCCTCGGCTTCAATGCCCGGCCGCAGATCGAGCTGCCGGCACGCGGCTTCCCGATCTGGCCGTCAGGCGATTGGCCGCGCTTGCGCTCCATGACGGTCAGCTATGGTCATGGTGTCGCGGTCACGCCGCTGCACCTCGCCAGCGCCTATGCCGCGATGGTCAATGGCGGCATCTGGCGGCCGACGACATTGCAACGGCTCGCGCCGGGTCAGGCACCGGCGGGGCGCCGCGTCTTTCAGGAGGCGACCAGCGCGCGCATGAACCAGTTGCTGCGCCTCATCACCACACGCGGCACCGGGCGCAGCGCCGATGCGCCGGGCTTCCGCATCGGCGGCAAGACCGGCAGCGCGGAAAAGCCGGGCGCGGGCGGCTATCGCCGCACCAGCCTGGTGGCGACCTTCGCCGCCGCCTTCCCGATGGACAATCCCCGCTACGTCGTGATTGCCATGCTGGACGAGCCCAAGGGCACTGCCGCCAGCTCCTACCAGCGGACAGCCGCGTGGAACGCCGCACCGATCGTCGGCCGATTGGTCCCGCGCATCGGACCGATGCTGGGCGTCATGCCCGACGACAATCGGGAGGTCGATTTGACCGACCTCAACCCTCTGATCCACGGCGGCAAGGAATGAACCTCGGTACCCTGGCGGAAGGGGCGGGCATTGCCTTGCCCGCCGACGCCGGGGCTGCCAGCGTGTCCGGCTTCGCCATCGATCACCGCAAGGTGACGCCCGGCACCGTGTTCGGCGCCTTTCCGGGGCAAAGCGTCAACGGGGAAGATTTCGTCGATGCGGCCATCGCCGCCGGCGCGGTGGCGGTGGTCGCCCGGCCTGGGGCTCAGGTATCCGGTGTGCCGCACATCGCGGATACGCAGCCGCGCCGCGCCTTCGCCCGGCTGGCGGCCCGCTTCTACCGCCCGGTACCCGCCACGATCGTCGCGGTGACCGGCACCAACGGCAAGACCTCCACCGTGGAGATGGTGCGGCAGCTATGGCGCCTTGCGGGAGAGCGCGCCGCCTCCATCGGCACGCTGGGCGTGACCACCCCGGACGAGAGCGTCGCCACCGGGCTGACCAGCCCCGATATCATTACCTTTCTGTCCAACTTGTCCGGCCTCGCCCGCGAAGGCGTCACGCATCTGGCGTTCGAGGCATCGAGCCACGGGTTGTCGCAATATCGCAGCGAAGGCGTACCGGTCGCGGCCGGGGCCTTCACCAATCTCAGCCGCGACCATCTCGACTACCACGCCGACATGGAAGACTACTTCACCGCCAAAATGCGCATGTTCGCCGAAGTGGTGGCGGATGGCGGCGCGGCGGTCGTGTGGGCGGACGATCACTGGTCTGCCCGCGCGGCAGGGGTGGCGGATGCGCGCGGGCTGCGGGTGCTGACGGTCGGGACCGCAGGGCGCTTCCTGCGGCTGGCCGGGCGGACGACCACGTTGCTGGGGCAGGAGCTGGTCGTGGAGCATGCTGGCACTGCCTACACCGTGAACCTGCCGCTCATCGGCGAGTACCAGGTGGCCAATGCGCTGGTCGCGGCTGCGCTGGTGCTGGCGACGGGCGGCGATCCGGCGGCGACGTTCGACGTGCTGGAACGATTGCAGCCGGTCCGTGGACGGCTGGAACGGGCCGCGATCCTGGCCAACGGCGTGCCGGCTTACGTTGATTATGCGCATACGCCCGATGCACTCGCCAGCGCGATCGCCGCGCTCCGCCCGCATGCGACCGGGCGGCTGATCGTGGTGTTCGGGGCGGGGGGCGATCGTGACGCGGGCAAGCGGCCGGAGATGGGCCGCGTGGCGGCGGGTGGCGCGGACGTCGTGATCGTGACCGACGACAACCCGCGTGGGGAGGATCCGGCCACGATCCGGCAGGCGATCGTGGCGGCGGCGCCCGGCGCCATCGAGATCGGCGATCGACGCGAAGCCATCCGGACCGCGCTTGGGGAAGCGCGGGCGGGTGATCTGGTTCTGGTGGCGGGGAAGGGCCACGAGGGGGGGCAGGTGATCGGCCGCGGCGCGGATGCGCGCGTGCTGCCGTTCGATGATGTTGCCGTGCTGCGCGAATGCGCCGCCGCCCTGACGGAGAGCAAGCCATGAACGCCGTTGCCCGCACCCTGCGCTGGCCCGCCCCGCCGCGCCCGCCCGAACGGCAGGCCCTGTGGAGCGCGGATGCCATCGCCGCCGCCACCGGCGGGCAGGCCAGCGGCGCCTTCCAGGTCAGTGGCGTGGAGATCGATTCGCGCGACGTGCGCGGCGGCGACCTGTTCGTGGCGCTGCGGGGCGAGATGGCCGACGGGCATGCCTTCATCGGCAAGGCTTTCGTCAATGGCGCGACCGCCGCGCTGGTCGATCGGCCGGTGCCTTACCCGCACGTGCTGGTCCGCGACACTTTCGCAGCGCTGCAGGCGCTGGCGGCGGCTGCCCGCGCGCGCAGCGATCCGGCGCGGATCGTCGGCGTCACCGGGTCGGTCGGCAAGACGGGCGTGAAGGAGGCGATCTTTGCCGCCCTGCAGCGCCACGCGGCGGGTCGGGCGCATCGCTCCGTCCGCTCCTACAACAACCATGTCGGCGTTCCGCTCAGCCTGGCGCGGATGCCGGCGGACAGCCGCTATGGCGTGTTCGAGATGGGGATGAACCATGCGGGCGAGATCGCCGGACTGACGGCGCAGGTGCGGCCGCACGTCGCGGTCATCACAACGATCGCACCTGCCCATATCGAGAACCTGGGCAGCATGGCCGCCATCGCCGCCGCCAAGGCGGAGATCTTCGGGGGGCTGGAGCCGGGCGGCACGGCGGTGATCCCGGCGGACAGCCCGCATTTCGCGCAATTGCGCGACGCGGCGCTGGCTGTGGGGGCGCAGATCCTGTCCTTCGGCAGCGCGGAACATGCCGACATGCGGCTGGTGGACGCGATCGAGGCGCCCACCGGCGGCTCGCTGGTGACCGCGCGCTTGGGCGACCGGATCCTGTGTTACGCCGTGGCGCATCCGGGGCAGCATTGGGTCGACAATTCGCTGTGCGTCATGGCGGCGGTCCATGCCGCGGGTGCGGACCTTGGCGCGGCGGGTCTCGCCTTGGCGGAGATGGGCGGACTGAAGGGCCGCGGCGCGCGCCTGAGGGTCGCGGTGCCCGGCGGCCATGCATTGTTCATCGACGAAAGCTACAACGCCAATCCTGCCTCCATGCGGGCTACGCTGGCGCAATTGGGGCAGACCCCGGCCACGCGGCGGATCGCGGTGCTGGGTGCGATGAAGGAGCTGGGCGAGTTCGCGCCATCCTTCCACGCACAACTGGCCGATCCGCTGGCGGCGGCGGGCGTCGATCATGCCGTGCTGGTCGGGCCGGAGATGGCGGCGCTGGCGGCGGAACTGGGGACAGCGGGGCGGCGCGCGCTTGGCAAGCCCGGCGGTTTTGTTCATTGCGCAAGCGCTGGCGAGGCGATCGCCGCGCTGGAGGAATGGGGCCTGACGGCAGGCGACGTGGTGCTGGTGAAGGGTTCGAACTCGGTCGGTCTCGGCCGGCTGGTCGCCCATTTCGCGCAGCACCGCGCCTGACCGGCACAGACCCTTCGACTTTTAAGGACTGACAGCCACCCCCATGCTGTACCTGCTTGCGGAATATCTCGGCTTCGAAGGGCTGCTGAACCTCGTCCGCTACCAGACCTTCCGGGCGGGCGCGACCATGCTGACGGCGCTCGCCATCGGGCTGCTGATCGGCCCCCGCTTCATCAACATGCTGCGCGTGCGCCAGGGCAAGGGGCAACCGATCCGAGAGGACGGGCCGCAATCCCATCTGGCGAAGCGCGGTACGCCCACGATGGGCGGGCTGATGATCCTGACGAGTCTCGTCCTGTCCATGCTGCTATGGATGAACCCCGCCAGCCCGTTCGCCTGGGCCTGCCTGGCGGTGACCGCGGGCTTCGGCCTGATCGGCTTCATGGACGATTACGACAAGGTCACGAAGAGCAGCCACAAGGGCGTATCGGGCAAGGTCCGCCTGCTGCTGGAATTCATCGTGGCCGGTATCGCGGCGTGGATCATCGTCAGCCAGATCAACAACGAATTGTATATCCCGTTCGTTTCCGCCGCGATCCCGCTGGGGCCGTTCTACTACATCTTTGCCGCCACGGTGATCGTCGGCTTCGGCAATGCCGTGAACCTGACTGATGGGCTGGACGGCCTTGCCACCATGCCGGTGGTGATCGCCGCGGGCGCGTTCATGCTGATCTGCTACCTGGTAGGCCGCGTGGACTATTCCGAATATCTCGGCATCCCGCATGTGCCGGGCGCGGGCGAGCTGGCGCTGTTCTGCGCCGGGATCATGGGGGCGGGCCTCGCCTTCCTGTGGTTCAACGCGCCGCCGGCCGCAGTGTTCATGGGCGATACCGGATCGCTGGCGCTGGGCGGGGCGCTGGGCGCCATCGCCGTCGCCGCGCATCACGAGATCGTGCTGCTGATCATCGGCGGCCTGTTCGTGATGGAGACGGCCAGCGTCATCATCCAGGTGTTCTGGTTCAAGCGGACGGGCAAGCGCATCTTCCGCATGGCGCCGATCCATCACCATTTCGAACAGCTCGGCTGGCGGGAATCGACGGTTGTGATCCGGTTCTGGATCATCGCCATCGTGCTAGCCGTGATCGGTCTTGCGACGCTGAAGGTCAGGTGATCACTTCTCCCGCCTTTGCCGGCCGCCGTTATGCCGTACTGGGCCTTGCCCGGTCCGGCATGGCGACGGTTGATGCGCTGCTGGCAAGCGGCGCCCATGTGACCGCGTGGGACCGCCGCGACGGCCCGCGGGAGGCACTCGCCGGCAGGTGCGATCTGGCCGATCCGCTGGAGATCGACCTTGCCGGGTTCGACGGCGTAGTGGTCAGCCCAGGCGTGCCGTTAAATACGCATCCGATCAGAGCGAAGGCGGCCGCGGCCGGCGTGCCGGTGAATGGCGATATTGAGCTGTTCGCGCTCGCCCGTGCCGACCTCCCGCCGCACAAGGTGGTCGGCATCACCGGCACCAACGGCAAGTCGACCACGACCGCGCTGATCCATCATATCTGCCGCACCGCCGGTGTGCCCACCACCATGGGTGGCAATATCGGCCTGCCGATCCTGGCGCAGGAGCCGCTACCCGCCGGTGGCGTCTACGTGCTCGAACTGTCGAGCTACCAGATCGACCTCACCTACTCGCTGGATTGCGATGTGGCGGTCCTGCTGAATATCACGCCGGACCACCTCGACCGTTACGACGGCTTTGACGCCTATCGGCTGTCGAAGCTCCGCCTGTTCGCCCTTCAGTCGGATCGGCACGCCGCCATCATCGCGGACGCGGACGAGGGTCTGGCGGCTCACGTCTTCGACCTGCCGTCCGGACCGGGTGCATTGTCCTTGCCGCCGGACGAGCCGAACTTCGGCGTCCACGATCAGGCCGACTTCGCGACATTGCAGGGGCCGCATAATGCCCAGAACATCTGGGCGGCGGCGACCGCGGCACAATATCTCGGCATCTCGGCCGAAGCGCTCGGGCAGGCTCTCCGCACCTATCCGGGCCTGCCGCACCGGATGGAGCGGGTGGGCGAATATGCCGGCGTGCTGTTCGTGAACGACAGCAAGGCGACCAACCCTGCCTCCACCGCCCCCGCGCTTGCCGCCTATCCACGCATTCACTGGATCTGCGGTGGACTGCCCAAGACCGACAATCTCGACGAATGTGCGCCCGGCTTCGGCCATGTCGTGCGCGCCTACACGATCGGGGAAGCCGGCCCGCTGTTCGCCGACCTGCTGGAACCGCACATGCCGGTCGAACGGTGCGAGATGCTGTGCGAGGCGGTGCGCCGCGCGATCGCCTGCGCGCGGCCGGGGGAGGTGGTGCTGTTCAGCCCTGCCTGCGCCAGTTTCGACCAGTTCCGCGATTACGAGAAGCGGGGCGAGGCCTTCCGCCAGATCGTCCGCAGCCTTTCGGGCGACGGCGACGAGGACGATACCTGCTGCGAAGGGCGCGCCGCATGAACCCCGCGCTCAACGTCGCCCGCCCCTACATGCCGCGCCCCGGCGTGCGGCAGGCGCCCGCCGCCACCTTCCCGCGGACGCGCCGCCAACGCCTGCGCATCTGGTGGCAGGAGATCGACCGCGTGCTGCTGGTGCTGGTGCTGCTGCTGATGGCAATCGGCGCGCTGTCCGTCGCCGCCGCCAGCCCGGCCAGCGCCCGCCGGCTGTCCGGCAGCGAGGGCACGTTGCCCGATCTCTACTTCTTCTACCTGCACCTGCGCTGGCAGTTCATGGGGCTGGTCGTGCTGATCGGCGCATCCTTCCTGCCGTTGCAGGTGATCCGCCGGGGATCGATCATCCTGACCGGGCTGA includes the following:
- a CDS encoding penicillin-binding protein 2, which translates into the protein MLGAAFLALALVAVLRLGWLGVVQPASTEQSMAQALLPPRAELTDRNGVVLARAFPAYALWFNPQALEDTGPPLVKGARAVARELHAIFPDMDEAEVARQLASGKAGYLRRRVLPEDANRVLEIGELALELPRENDRHYPQGSLAAHVLGYVKDAKGFVGMESALQDRLADPAHRHESVALSIDARVQGALEDELSRGMRLVDAVGGAGIVLDVDTGEVMAMASLPAFDPNHMDAAGQALVFNKVTNQVYELGSTFKPLTVAAAIDAGVITDMSRRWQSARPLQMGRFRIRDSHVIGASLNAPEALMHSSNIVTAQIADELGPARMKDVMARLGFNARPQIELPARGFPIWPSGDWPRLRSMTVSYGHGVAVTPLHLASAYAAMVNGGIWRPTTLQRLAPGQAPAGRRVFQEATSARMNQLLRLITTRGTGRSADAPGFRIGGKTGSAEKPGAGGYRRTSLVATFAAAFPMDNPRYVVIAMLDEPKGTAASSYQRTAAWNAAPIVGRLVPRIGPMLGVMPDDNREVDLTDLNPLIHGGKE
- the mraY gene encoding phospho-N-acetylmuramoyl-pentapeptide-transferase gives rise to the protein MLYLLAEYLGFEGLLNLVRYQTFRAGATMLTALAIGLLIGPRFINMLRVRQGKGQPIREDGPQSHLAKRGTPTMGGLMILTSLVLSMLLWMNPASPFAWACLAVTAGFGLIGFMDDYDKVTKSSHKGVSGKVRLLLEFIVAGIAAWIIVSQINNELYIPFVSAAIPLGPFYYIFAATVIVGFGNAVNLTDGLDGLATMPVVIAAGAFMLICYLVGRVDYSEYLGIPHVPGAGELALFCAGIMGAGLAFLWFNAPPAAVFMGDTGSLALGGALGAIAVAAHHEIVLLIIGGLFVMETASVIIQVFWFKRTGKRIFRMAPIHHHFEQLGWRESTVVIRFWIIAIVLAVIGLATLKVR
- the murF gene encoding UDP-N-acetylmuramoyl-tripeptide--D-alanyl-D-alanine ligase; translation: MNAVARTLRWPAPPRPPERQALWSADAIAAATGGQASGAFQVSGVEIDSRDVRGGDLFVALRGEMADGHAFIGKAFVNGATAALVDRPVPYPHVLVRDTFAALQALAAAARARSDPARIVGVTGSVGKTGVKEAIFAALQRHAAGRAHRSVRSYNNHVGVPLSLARMPADSRYGVFEMGMNHAGEIAGLTAQVRPHVAVITTIAPAHIENLGSMAAIAAAKAEIFGGLEPGGTAVIPADSPHFAQLRDAALAVGAQILSFGSAEHADMRLVDAIEAPTGGSLVTARLGDRILCYAVAHPGQHWVDNSLCVMAAVHAAGADLGAAGLALAEMGGLKGRGARLRVAVPGGHALFIDESYNANPASMRATLAQLGQTPATRRIAVLGAMKELGEFAPSFHAQLADPLAAAGVDHAVLVGPEMAALAAELGTAGRRALGKPGGFVHCASAGEAIAALEEWGLTAGDVVLVKGSNSVGLGRLVAHFAQHRA
- the murD gene encoding UDP-N-acetylmuramoyl-L-alanine--D-glutamate ligase; the encoded protein is MITSPAFAGRRYAVLGLARSGMATVDALLASGAHVTAWDRRDGPREALAGRCDLADPLEIDLAGFDGVVVSPGVPLNTHPIRAKAAAAGVPVNGDIELFALARADLPPHKVVGITGTNGKSTTTALIHHICRTAGVPTTMGGNIGLPILAQEPLPAGGVYVLELSSYQIDLTYSLDCDVAVLLNITPDHLDRYDGFDAYRLSKLRLFALQSDRHAAIIADADEGLAAHVFDLPSGPGALSLPPDEPNFGVHDQADFATLQGPHNAQNIWAAATAAQYLGISAEALGQALRTYPGLPHRMERVGEYAGVLFVNDSKATNPASTAPALAAYPRIHWICGGLPKTDNLDECAPGFGHVVRAYTIGEAGPLFADLLEPHMPVERCEMLCEAVRRAIACARPGEVVLFSPACASFDQFRDYEKRGEAFRQIVRSLSGDGDEDDTCCEGRAA
- a CDS encoding UDP-N-acetylmuramoyl-L-alanyl-D-glutamate--2,6-diaminopimelate ligase, with the translated sequence MNLGTLAEGAGIALPADAGAASVSGFAIDHRKVTPGTVFGAFPGQSVNGEDFVDAAIAAGAVAVVARPGAQVSGVPHIADTQPRRAFARLAARFYRPVPATIVAVTGTNGKTSTVEMVRQLWRLAGERAASIGTLGVTTPDESVATGLTSPDIITFLSNLSGLAREGVTHLAFEASSHGLSQYRSEGVPVAAGAFTNLSRDHLDYHADMEDYFTAKMRMFAEVVADGGAAVVWADDHWSARAAGVADARGLRVLTVGTAGRFLRLAGRTTTLLGQELVVEHAGTAYTVNLPLIGEYQVANALVAAALVLATGGDPAATFDVLERLQPVRGRLERAAILANGVPAYVDYAHTPDALASAIAALRPHATGRLIVVFGAGGDRDAGKRPEMGRVAAGGADVVIVTDDNPRGEDPATIRQAIVAAAPGAIEIGDRREAIRTALGEARAGDLVLVAGKGHEGGQVIGRGADARVLPFDDVAVLRECAAALTESKP